From Methanobacteriaceae archaeon, a single genomic window includes:
- a CDS encoding 2TM domain-containing protein codes for MSDSLRVIAERRADAKIEFYKSFTIYLIVNAALAVVNYIFTLEFWWVVFPVFFWGIGIAVEFLKAFVFSSRFDSKEYRERKIQEEMEKLRK; via the coding sequence ATGAGTGACAGTTTAAGGGTAATTGCTGAGAGAAGAGCAGATGCAAAAATAGAATTTTATAAAAGCTTTACAATATATCTGATTGTAAATGCTGCACTGGCTGTTGTTAACTATATTTTCACTCTGGAATTCTGGTGGGTTGTATTTCCAGTATTCTTTTGGGGAATTGGAATTGCAGTCGAATTCTTAAAGGCATTTGTGTTCAGCAGCAGATTTGACAGTAAAGAATACAGGGAACGAAAAATTCAAGAAGAGATGGAAAAACTAAGGAAATAA
- a CDS encoding LytTR family DNA-binding domain-containing protein, producing the protein MKVNLFVSRDIEEPYADIHTNELTDNITKAMLILESDDSNEMLAVKRGSDIALLEFSEIFMFRVEDKQVNVYTENQEYIIKKPLYQVEETLTSDFVRISKTTIVNLKKIKRVAPSLKGMMFIELKNGLKDNISRKYLPEFKRALDL; encoded by the coding sequence ATGAAGGTAAATTTATTTGTTTCACGAGATATTGAAGAGCCGTATGCTGACATTCACACCAATGAATTGACAGATAATATCACAAAAGCAATGTTAATTCTTGAAAGTGATGATTCAAATGAAATGCTGGCAGTTAAAAGGGGATCTGACATAGCATTATTGGAATTTAGTGAGATTTTCATGTTTAGAGTTGAGGATAAACAGGTCAATGTATATACAGAAAATCAGGAGTATATCATTAAAAAGCCATTGTATCAAGTTGAAGAAACTTTAACAAGTGATTTTGTCCGTATTTCAAAAACCACTATCGTTAATCTAAAAAAGATAAAAAGAGTGGCTCCTTCACTTAAGGGAATGATGTTTATAGAACTTAAAAACGGCTTGAAGGATAATATCTCAAGAAAATATTTGCCTGAATTTAAAAGGGCTTTGGATTTATAG
- a CDS encoding 2TM domain-containing protein, translating into MHVREKAEKRVDAKIRFQENLFKFIVSNTILAIVCFVFLGDFWLLKFAMLFGGIALLKDLFDAYPISYNRERIVENELSKRGD; encoded by the coding sequence ATGCATGTAAGAGAAAAGGCAGAAAAAAGAGTGGATGCAAAAATCAGGTTTCAAGAAAATTTATTTAAGTTTATAGTTTCAAATACTATATTGGCAATTGTTTGTTTCGTATTCTTGGGAGATTTCTGGTTACTCAAATTTGCAATGTTATTTGGTGGAATTGCTCTTTTAAAAGATCTTTTTGATGCATATCCAATTAGTTACAATCGTGAAAGAATTGTTGAAAATGAACTTTCAAAAAGAGGTGATTAG
- a CDS encoding DUF3021 domain-containing protein: protein MKLDLVRRLAFGAFVGCFVVMCVMVMISLQVGPETIRFSGIDIINAFLGTIVVGWAFSLSGLIYENENVAFPLQVIFQMVIGMGVLFAVAVYLKWMPINLGIGPIITWIAIACIFAAVFWASFYIYYYLVARDLNNKLNSK from the coding sequence ATGAAACTGGATTTAGTTAGAAGATTAGCATTCGGAGCATTTGTCGGATGTTTTGTTGTAATGTGTGTCATGGTAATGATATCTCTTCAAGTAGGGCCTGAAACTATTCGATTCAGCGGTATTGATATTATAAATGCATTTCTCGGAACAATTGTTGTTGGTTGGGCATTCTCCTTAAGTGGTTTGATTTATGAAAATGAGAATGTTGCATTCCCTCTTCAGGTTATCTTTCAGATGGTTATTGGTATGGGAGTATTGTTTGCAGTTGCAGTATACTTAAAATGGATGCCAATTAATCTTGGAATCGGTCCAATAATAACATGGATTGCAATAGCTTGCATTTTTGCAGCTGTTTTCTGGGCTAGTTTTTATATATATTATTATTTGGTTGCACGTGATTTGAATAATAAATTGAACAGTAAATAG
- a CDS encoding DUF3795 domain-containing protein has product MKMPETIDSKLLAPCGINCISCEKYQNPCGGCLISNDGKSKASLKCKIKTCFDSKNFSYCGRCSEFPCPLMKKHSKKYIKRHDLNTLESAKRIKTTGIGRMMSQDRDKWLCPECGGVIKFQSKTCSECGYESK; this is encoded by the coding sequence ATGAAAATGCCGGAAACTATAGATTCAAAATTACTTGCCCCATGCGGAATTAATTGTATTAGCTGTGAAAAATATCAAAATCCATGTGGAGGCTGTTTAATCAGCAATGACGGAAAAAGTAAAGCTAGCTTAAAGTGTAAAATTAAAACCTGCTTTGATTCTAAGAATTTCAGCTATTGCGGACGCTGCAGTGAGTTTCCATGCCCACTCATGAAAAAGCATTCAAAAAAATATATTAAAAGACATGATTTGAACACCCTTGAAAGTGCCAAAAGAATTAAAACTACCGGAATTGGCCGTATGATGAGTCAGGACCGTGATAAATGGTTATGTCCAGAATGCGGTGGTGTTATTAAATTCCAAAGCAAAACATGTAGTGAATGCGGATATGAAAGTAAATAG